Proteins from a genomic interval of Paenibacillus sp. FSL H8-0048:
- a CDS encoding hydantoinase/oxoprolinase family protein: MVRMGIDVGGTHTKAVAIDNATHEIIGKSSVKTTHDHATGVAAGVVKCFMNCLEENNIRPDDVVFVAHSTTQATNALIEGDIAQVGIIGLAKGGLEGWLAKRQTKLQNIDLGNSKEIRIYNSFLNVKKMSEASVMAVIDELKQQGAQVIVPSMAFGVDNGRPEELVYIEAEKKGMPTTMASDITKLYGLTRRTRTAAINASILPKMLDTANSTEKSVREAGVHVPLMIMRGDGGVMEISEMKKRPVLTMLSGPAASVMGSLMYLRASNGVYFEVGGTTTNIGVIKNGRPAIDYSIVGGHPTYVNSLDVRVLGVAGGSMIRANKSGVVDVGPRSAHIGGLDYSVFTDPDKIKGAQVEFFSPKPGDPADYVAVRLENGERVTITNSCAANVLGLVKPEHFSYGNVEAARRAMQALADYCGTTVEDIAKQIMEKAYAKIEPIILALAEKYKLEKDQISLVGVGGGAASLIVYFSEKMGLKYSIPENAEVISSIGVALSMVRDVVERIIPSPSKEVIAALKMEAMNKAIQSGATPESIEIHIDIDPQTSKVTAIATGSTEVKTTELLKECDEAELRELAAQDMRIPLERTKLLEKTRYVSIFGEWMDKAGEAGAVRILDTKGFIKVQRGRAMALKTIAGDYLSAVKQLWEAMAVYQTELIARPDFYLCIGARVMDFTASDFEQLELLMDIEVSTFEPDTEVIVVAANIKQS; this comes from the coding sequence ATGGTTAGAATGGGGATCGATGTGGGGGGAACCCATACCAAGGCAGTTGCGATTGACAATGCGACCCATGAGATTATCGGGAAATCCTCGGTCAAGACGACGCATGACCATGCCACAGGCGTAGCCGCAGGTGTGGTGAAATGCTTCATGAATTGCCTGGAGGAGAACAACATCCGTCCGGATGACGTAGTATTCGTGGCCCACAGTACTACGCAGGCAACCAATGCGCTGATCGAGGGCGATATAGCCCAGGTGGGCATTATCGGCCTGGCAAAGGGCGGTCTGGAAGGCTGGCTCGCCAAGCGTCAGACCAAGCTTCAGAATATCGATCTGGGCAATAGTAAAGAGATCAGGATCTATAACAGCTTCCTGAATGTTAAAAAAATGTCCGAAGCCTCCGTGATGGCGGTCATCGATGAGCTGAAGCAGCAGGGGGCACAGGTGATTGTGCCTTCGATGGCTTTTGGCGTAGATAACGGGCGGCCTGAGGAACTGGTCTATATCGAAGCGGAGAAAAAAGGCATGCCGACCACCATGGCCTCCGACATCACGAAATTATACGGGCTGACCCGGAGAACGCGGACGGCCGCGATCAACGCAAGCATTCTGCCGAAGATGCTGGATACCGCCAATTCCACAGAGAAATCTGTGCGGGAGGCGGGGGTTCATGTTCCGCTGATGATTATGAGAGGCGACGGCGGCGTTATGGAGATCAGTGAGATGAAGAAGCGGCCTGTGCTGACGATGCTGTCGGGCCCGGCGGCCTCGGTCATGGGCTCGCTGATGTATCTTAGAGCGTCTAACGGGGTATATTTCGAGGTCGGCGGTACGACAACCAATATCGGTGTGATCAAAAACGGCCGTCCGGCCATCGACTATTCCATCGTCGGCGGTCATCCGACCTATGTCAATTCCCTGGATGTACGGGTGCTCGGCGTAGCCGGCGGGTCCATGATCCGGGCGAACAAGAGCGGCGTGGTCGATGTCGGACCCAGATCGGCGCATATCGGCGGTCTGGATTATTCCGTATTCACCGACCCGGACAAGATCAAGGGAGCGCAGGTCGAATTCTTTTCCCCGAAGCCGGGTGATCCTGCTGATTATGTGGCGGTCCGGCTGGAGAACGGGGAACGGGTGACGATCACGAACTCCTGTGCGGCGAATGTGCTGGGACTGGTGAAGCCGGAGCATTTCTCCTACGGGAATGTGGAAGCGGCCAGAAGAGCGATGCAGGCATTGGCGGATTACTGCGGAACGACGGTAGAGGATATTGCCAAGCAGATTATGGAGAAGGCGTATGCCAAGATCGAGCCGATCATTTTGGCGCTGGCTGAGAAATACAAGCTGGAGAAGGACCAAATCTCGCTGGTCGGCGTCGGCGGCGGAGCGGCTTCGCTGATTGTCTATTTTTCCGAGAAAATGGGCCTCAAATACAGCATCCCCGAGAATGCAGAGGTTATCTCTTCGATTGGGGTTGCTCTGTCGATGGTCCGGGACGTGGTTGAGCGGATTATTCCGTCTCCGTCCAAGGAAGTGATCGCCGCCCTCAAGATGGAAGCCATGAACAAGGCCATCCAGAGCGGAGCCACCCCGGAGAGCATCGAGATTCATATTGATATTGATCCGCAGACCTCCAAGGTTACAGCCATTGCTACCGGTTCTACGGAAGTGAAGACAACCGAGCTGCTGAAGGAATGTGATGAGGCGGAGCTGCGGGAGCTGGCGGCCCAGGATATGCGTATTCCGTTGGAACGGACGAAGCTGCTGGAGAAGACCCGGTATGTCAGTATTTTCGGCGAATGGATGGATAAAGCCGGTGAAGCCGGGGCAGTCCGCATCCTGGATACCAAGGGCTTCATCAAAGTGCAGAGAGGCCGGGCTATGGCGCTTAAGACCATTGCGGGCGACTACCTGAGTGCGGTTAAGCAGCTGTGGGAGGCCATGGCTGTGTATCAGACGGAGCTGATTGCAAGACCTGACTTTTACCTGTGCATCGGTGCCCGTGTCATGGACTTTACCGCATCGGACTTCGAACAGCTCGAGCTGCTGATGGATATTGAGGTATCCACGTTCGAGCCGGACACGGAAGTTATTGTGGTGGCGGCTAATATCAAGCAGAGCTAG
- a CDS encoding GntR family transcriptional regulator produces the protein MNNSNSLNDVTYNKIKEDIMNMTLEPGMDVSVQKLSERYGVSRTPVREAVVRLQQSGLVEIYPQRKTVVSKIDLQRVREEWFIRTSLESAVIDEFIRKCSELVADTMQELINKQKKYMDKKYFREFYIKDNRFHQLIFQTAGEELSWFTIEEVASHYNRIRLLYGKMEGVQPSDIDKHVKMVAATRKRDVEGMRKVVMEHSNTLLDRVQSMSKQYPQFF, from the coding sequence ATGAATAACAGTAATTCGTTGAATGATGTAACTTACAATAAAATAAAAGAAGACATCATGAATATGACGCTCGAGCCAGGAATGGATGTCAGTGTGCAGAAGCTCTCTGAACGCTATGGCGTCAGCCGGACGCCGGTACGGGAAGCCGTGGTCCGCCTTCAACAGTCAGGACTGGTGGAAATATATCCTCAGCGCAAAACCGTAGTCTCCAAGATCGATCTGCAACGGGTCCGTGAGGAGTGGTTCATCCGCACCTCGCTTGAATCAGCAGTTATCGATGAGTTCATCCGCAAGTGCAGCGAGCTGGTGGCAGATACGATGCAGGAACTGATTAATAAGCAGAAGAAATACATGGACAAGAAATACTTCAGAGAATTCTATATTAAGGACAACCGGTTCCATCAGCTGATCTTTCAGACGGCCGGAGAGGAATTGTCCTGGTTCACCATCGAAGAGGTAGCGTCCCATTACAACCGTATCCGTCTGCTCTACGGGAAGATGGAGGGGGTGCAGCCATCCGATATCGATAAGCATGTGAAGATGGTGGCGGCTACCCGCAAGCGGGATGTGGAAGGGATGCGCAAGGTCGTGATGGAGCATTCCAATACACTGCTGGACCGGGTCCAGAGTATGTCTAAGCAATACCCGCAATTCTTCTGA
- a CDS encoding DUF7002 family protein has protein sequence MNTSLIDAITKSPLRTSFYHFTRAVNLPAMAALDAIYSSAVLSPAHAAGERRAAAHRVSYAGQAAILNAHLRITPEAMAPGTTAEEFRRCLDRHVFLWPTWRDCLAMAAMYSRREPGEPFSVLKLDARQVLAAHFSRIRLSKYDSGSSPRFPHRMSYRKSCAMLLPLAEFMSSTGQAIPSKPSEIKEVLVEDKLAPLSQYLQTVYCSQPQLVPELWQPVCKPLILPLS, from the coding sequence ATGAACACCTCCTTGATTGACGCCATAACCAAAAGCCCGCTCCGCACCTCCTTCTATCATTTCACCCGGGCAGTGAATCTCCCCGCCATGGCTGCCCTTGACGCCATTTATTCCTCTGCGGTGCTGAGCCCCGCCCATGCAGCCGGGGAGCGGCGGGCTGCGGCGCACCGGGTAAGCTACGCCGGACAAGCTGCGATTCTGAATGCCCATCTGCGCATTACGCCTGAGGCGATGGCTCCGGGGACAACGGCTGAAGAGTTCCGCCGCTGCCTGGACCGCCATGTGTTCCTGTGGCCGACCTGGCGCGACTGCCTGGCAATGGCTGCGATGTATTCGCGCCGGGAGCCGGGCGAACCCTTCTCCGTGCTTAAGCTCGATGCCCGCCAAGTGCTGGCTGCTCACTTCTCCCGTATCAGGCTGTCCAAATACGATTCCGGCAGCTCCCCCAGGTTCCCGCACCGCATGTCATACCGTAAAAGCTGTGCCATGCTGCTCCCCCTCGCCGAATTCATGTCCTCCACCGGACAAGCTATACCCTCCAAGCCATCCGAGATCAAGGAAGTACTGGTTGAGGACAAACTTGCCCCGCTCAGTCAATATCTGCAGACGGTCTACTGTTCACAGCCCCAGCTTGTACCTGAGCTCTGGCAGCCTGTATGTAAGCCCCTAATTCTTCCCCTAAGTTAG
- a CDS encoding citrate transporter, translating to MDVANVVIGFIMVLSFFGLVWYCVKGYNLMVGFFVMSVLWTSIALIGNSIHPTSVMEGKTFIDVLTNVFQTGPENYGKAILVNIFFGAFFGRVLIDTGIAATLIRKVVELGGDKPRITMSLLCIVTAVIFTSMTGIGPVISIAVIVLPIMLSLGIPSPIALFSFMGSIMAGIFGNIVNFKQYQAIFATANESYASYDYNTYFKFGMIAMAVSLIVVLVVSNVMMNRKLSRAWAATPDSGATVDAPAISWISIILPVVGVVVLKVPIIFGFIFAALFALLTCGKLKGGFASVCRMLSKQFADGAIDVAPMIGFLLTLSMFNNAATYASPYFKTLLDGAMPQTALLLCIVFAILTPLGFFRGPMNLVGSGSAILAVVVATAAWPVQFLYPLFAITTVAPQHLDVTQSWVAWGFGYTKVPAKEYMKMSIPTGWIIGIILCAIVFFMYGNLV from the coding sequence GTGGATGTGGCTAATGTTGTAATCGGTTTCATTATGGTCTTATCATTTTTTGGATTGGTGTGGTATTGCGTCAAGGGGTATAACCTCATGGTTGGCTTCTTCGTCATGTCGGTGCTGTGGACCTCGATTGCCCTGATCGGAAATAGCATTCATCCTACCTCTGTGATGGAGGGCAAGACGTTCATTGACGTCCTGACGAACGTGTTCCAGACGGGGCCTGAGAATTACGGGAAGGCGATACTGGTTAATATTTTCTTCGGCGCCTTCTTCGGCAGAGTCCTGATCGACACCGGGATTGCCGCCACGCTGATCCGTAAGGTTGTTGAGCTTGGGGGAGACAAACCAAGAATTACCATGTCCCTGCTATGTATCGTTACCGCTGTAATCTTCACCTCCATGACGGGTATCGGCCCGGTTATCTCCATTGCTGTCATCGTGCTGCCGATCATGCTGTCACTCGGGATTCCTTCACCGATTGCCTTGTTCTCCTTCATGGGCTCGATCATGGCGGGGATCTTCGGGAACATCGTGAACTTTAAGCAATATCAGGCAATTTTTGCAACAGCCAACGAAAGTTATGCCAGCTACGACTACAATACATATTTCAAATTCGGCATGATTGCGATGGCTGTATCTCTGATCGTAGTGCTGGTGGTCTCTAATGTGATGATGAACCGCAAGCTCTCCCGGGCCTGGGCGGCCACGCCGGATAGCGGAGCTACGGTAGATGCACCTGCCATCTCCTGGATCTCAATCATTCTGCCGGTTGTGGGTGTAGTGGTGCTCAAGGTGCCGATTATTTTCGGATTTATCTTCGCGGCCCTGTTCGCCCTGCTGACCTGCGGCAAGCTAAAGGGTGGTTTTGCAAGCGTTTGCAGAATGTTGTCGAAGCAGTTCGCGGACGGAGCTATCGATGTGGCGCCAATGATCGGGTTCTTGCTTACGCTATCGATGTTCAACAATGCGGCCACCTATGCTTCCCCTTATTTCAAAACCCTGCTGGACGGTGCAATGCCCCAGACTGCACTGCTCTTGTGTATTGTATTCGCTATCCTGACACCGCTCGGCTTCTTCCGCGGCCCGATGAACCTCGTCGGTTCGGGTTCGGCCATCCTGGCCGTCGTGGTGGCAACCGCTGCCTGGCCGGTGCAATTCCTCTATCCGCTGTTCGCCATTACTACTGTTGCACCGCAGCATCTGGACGTTACACAGTCCTGGGTAGCCTGGGGCTTCGGCTATACGAAGGTTCCGGCCAAGGAATATATGAAGATGTCGATTCCAACCGGCTGGATCATCGGGATAATTCTCTGCGCGATTGTGTTCTTTATGTACGGTAACCTGGTGTAG
- a CDS encoding PadR family transcriptional regulator — MTETAFYILLSLTKPRHGYGIIKHVEELSEGRLRLGSGTVYGTLTKMSKDGLITVFADEERKTVYEVSDLGKEVMRAEIGRLKELHRNAVTSEEEFQ; from the coding sequence ATGACCGAGACGGCCTTCTATATTCTGTTGTCCTTAACCAAGCCGCGCCACGGATATGGAATTATTAAGCATGTAGAGGAATTGTCGGAAGGACGGCTCCGGCTGGGCTCCGGTACGGTATATGGAACCTTGACCAAAATGAGCAAGGATGGACTGATTACCGTATTTGCCGATGAAGAGAGAAAGACGGTGTACGAGGTGTCTGACCTGGGGAAGGAAGTCATGCGCGCTGAAATCGGCAGATTAAAGGAACTTCACCGCAACGCCGTCACCAGTGAGGAGGAATTTCAATGA
- a CDS encoding YihY/virulence factor BrkB family protein, with protein MNSTSGSRRSTFKFIKQLWVKISDDDVQGIAAQLTYYLILSLFPFLIFIMTLIGYANISLEKNIEQLEQIMPAEAISIIEEILQDVSAGRSQTLLSFGMLATLWAASKGINAIIKGLNRAYEVDESRVFWKIRGIALLATLTIGFVVLLSILLLVLGSWLKTQVFLLVDLPYGFHKLWDLLQYLVPLLVMFIVFTLLYWIAPSRRLALREVMPGALFTTIGWITTSILFSVYVNQFSDFSKTYGSLGGVTVLLIWLYISSFIILAGGEINAVLLNRKVKSMPFSSLKGTKLP; from the coding sequence ATGAACAGCACTTCCGGCAGTAGAAGAAGCACTTTCAAGTTCATCAAGCAGCTATGGGTGAAAATAAGCGACGATGATGTCCAGGGCATTGCTGCGCAGCTGACCTATTATTTAATCCTGTCTCTGTTTCCTTTTCTGATCTTCATCATGACCCTGATCGGGTATGCGAATATCTCTCTGGAGAAAAATATAGAGCAGCTGGAGCAGATCATGCCCGCCGAAGCCATCTCTATTATAGAAGAGATTCTGCAGGATGTATCTGCCGGACGCAGCCAGACGCTGCTGTCCTTCGGGATGCTGGCCACACTGTGGGCCGCCTCCAAGGGGATCAATGCTATCATCAAGGGGCTTAACCGTGCCTATGAGGTTGACGAGAGCAGAGTCTTCTGGAAAATCCGGGGGATCGCCCTGCTCGCTACCTTGACGATCGGGTTCGTCGTACTGCTCAGCATTCTGCTGCTGGTTCTCGGAAGCTGGCTTAAGACGCAAGTCTTCCTGCTGGTTGATCTCCCCTATGGATTCCACAAGCTCTGGGATCTGCTGCAATATCTGGTTCCGCTGCTTGTAATGTTCATCGTCTTCACCCTGCTGTACTGGATCGCTCCCAGCCGGAGACTGGCGTTGCGGGAGGTTATGCCCGGGGCGTTGTTCACCACCATCGGCTGGATTACGACCTCGATCCTGTTCTCTGTATACGTCAATCAATTCAGTGATTTCTCCAAAACCTACGGCAGTCTCGGAGGCGTAACCGTGCTGCTCATCTGGCTGTATATCAGCTCTTTTATCATCCTGGCCGGAGGCGAGATCAATGCCGTGCTGCTGAACCGCAAGGTGAAGAGTATGCCCTTCAGCTCGCTCAAAGGAACGAAGCTGCCATGA
- a CDS encoding DUF2812 domain-containing protein, producing MRTVFRPFWSYDLPATEAWLADMAGKGWHVEAWSLLLRRFTFRQAEPGRLTYQLAYQSAKPSAMSPYLAAEGWSKRLQHGKWSLYENDRLPSQISAYPSRKDVLRRNRIISYLFMGILVYLLLIALIPLLVLGLTFNQDTPVRIQPSPMWAVTWAAAAVALALLILAIYSIVKLRAASKVFLPNHQDLKKPPGPQKPAGTTMARMKPGWMYAPDRLEQWLEDKERHGWNLYKIGFGGTLFHFSKGRPRRMTYHADYQVIADEGYFELHQEAGWTRLYSSPFSMQKWTLWSREEQNAAEQQEIYSDPVHRLKQARKVAISYTLLFLPMILLYSFNLSAFINGMVRDGITASQAWNTSIMFLSILLFGSFAGRTWLYYRRLKQQ from the coding sequence ATGAGAACGGTATTTCGGCCCTTTTGGAGCTATGATCTGCCGGCTACAGAAGCCTGGTTGGCCGATATGGCCGGCAAGGGATGGCATGTGGAGGCATGGAGCTTACTGCTGCGGCGCTTTACCTTCCGGCAGGCTGAGCCTGGCCGGCTAACTTATCAGTTGGCTTATCAATCAGCCAAGCCTTCAGCCATGTCTCCTTATCTTGCCGCAGAGGGATGGAGCAAGCGGCTACAGCATGGAAAATGGAGCCTGTACGAAAATGACCGGCTGCCGTCACAGATTAGCGCCTATCCTTCACGAAAGGATGTCCTGAGGCGAAACCGCATTATCTCCTATCTTTTCATGGGCATCCTGGTGTATTTGCTGCTAATTGCACTTATTCCACTGCTTGTACTAGGGCTCACCTTCAATCAGGATACTCCAGTGCGCATTCAGCCAAGTCCGATGTGGGCCGTTACCTGGGCCGCAGCAGCGGTAGCGCTGGCCCTGCTTATTCTAGCAATCTACTCAATAGTGAAGCTCCGGGCTGCCAGTAAGGTATTTCTGCCAAACCATCAGGACCTGAAGAAACCTCCCGGACCGCAGAAGCCTGCCGGCACTACGATGGCGCGGATGAAGCCCGGCTGGATGTACGCCCCTGACCGGCTGGAGCAATGGCTGGAGGACAAGGAGAGGCACGGATGGAATCTCTATAAAATAGGCTTCGGAGGAACGCTGTTCCATTTCAGCAAGGGCCGTCCGCGCCGCATGACCTATCACGCCGACTATCAGGTCATTGCCGATGAAGGGTATTTCGAGCTGCATCAGGAGGCTGGCTGGACGAGACTCTACAGCTCTCCCTTCTCTATGCAGAAATGGACCCTCTGGAGCCGGGAGGAGCAGAACGCTGCGGAGCAGCAGGAAATCTATAGTGATCCGGTCCACCGCCTGAAGCAGGCACGTAAAGTCGCCATCAGCTATACTCTGCTGTTCCTGCCGATGATCCTGCTCTACAGCTTTAATCTGTCGGCCTTCATTAATGGCATGGTGCGGGACGGGATTACCGCTTCCCAAGCGTGGAACACTTCAATTATGTTCCTTTCCATTCTGCTCTTCGGCTCGTTCGCGGGCAGAACGTGGCTATATTACCGGCGGCTCAAGCAGCAATAG